Proteins encoded together in one Quercus lobata isolate SW786 chromosome 3, ValleyOak3.0 Primary Assembly, whole genome shotgun sequence window:
- the LOC115981809 gene encoding uncharacterized protein At2g34160-like, whose translation MAAVAVPSPVPAPAPAAAAAPTETQKKNRIQVSNTKKPLFFYVNLAKRYIQQHDEVELSALGMAITTVVTISEILKNNGLATEKKVLTSTVGMKDENKGRVVQKAKIEIVLGKSEKFDSLMTTAMTAATTPATTATTTPATTANTTSATTTASTATTTPDSTPAMTPASTPAVTPALTTATTAATNATTTEPEAATEGKK comes from the exons ATGGCCGCTGTTGCTGTACCTTCTCCTGTACCTGCTCCTGCtcctgctgctgctgctgcacCCACTGAGACTCAGAAGAAGAACCGAATTCAGGTTTCCAACACCAAGAAACCACTCTTCTTCTACGTCAATCTCGCTAAG AGATACATTCAGCAGCACGATGAGGTCGAGCTTTCTGCTTTGGGAATGG CAATCACTACAGTTGTCACAATCTCTGAGATTTTGAAGAACAATGGACTGGCTACTGAGAAGA AAGTTTTGACATCTACTGTTGGCATGAAAGACGAGAACAAGGGTCGTGTTGTTCAAAAGGCCAag ATTGAAATTGTGCTGGGGAAATCTGAGAAATTTGACTCTCTGATGACTACTGCTATGACTGCTGCTACGACTCCTGCTACGACTGCTACTACTACTCCTGCTACAACTGCTAATACTACTTCTGCTACAACTACTGCTAGTACTGCTACTACTACTCCTGATTCGACTCCTGCTATGACTCCTGCTTCGACTCCTGCTGTGACTCCTGCTCTGACTACTGCTACAACTGCTGCTACTAACGCTACCACAACTGAACCTGAGGCAGCTACTGAGGGCAAGAAATGA
- the LOC115980105 gene encoding flowering locus K homology domain isoform X3, with the protein MAEVEVDHVFVEPDVDQVPEQVAEEVSDQLPDQIPDHVPENTEPEQKQGRDEDSVIGGGEKKWPGWPGESVFRMLVPAQKVGSIIGRRGEFIKKIVEETRARIKILDGPPGTAERAVMVSAKEEPDSSLPPAMDGLLRVHKRIVDGLEGDSSHAPPGMGGKVSTRLLVAASQAGSLIGKQGGTVKSIQEASNCIVRVLGAEDLPVFALQDDRVVEVVGDPAGVHKAVELIASHLRKFLVDRSIIPIFEMHMQMGNPQMEHMPPPQHQSWGPPQGVPPSGGGGPGYGPTPQYMPPPRQLDNYYQPADLPPPMDKQPHHGISAYGREAPMGVHASSNAQTAPSMVTQVTQQMQIPLMYADAVIGTAGTSISYIRRASGATVTIQETRGVPGEMTVEISGTASQVQAAQQLIQNFMVDAGAPPPQQAPAGGTTDQGYNSYPAHGSVYASPPSNPGHAGHAGGYGSVYGTNYGY; encoded by the exons ATGGCTGAAGTTGAAGTTGATCATGTCTTTGTTGAGCCTGACGTAGATCAAGTACCTGAACAAGTAGCTGAAGAAGTATCTGATCAATTACCTGATCAAATACCTGATCACGTACCTGAAAACACAGAGCCGGAACAAAAACAAGGGCGTGATGAGGATTCTGTCATTGGAGGTGGTGAAAAGAAGTGGCCTGGATGGCCTGGAGAGAGTGTTTTCCGGATGCTGGTTCCTGCACAGAAGGTTGGTAGTATAATTGGACGCAGAGGggagttcatcaaaaaaatagtTGAGGAGACAAGAGCTCGCATAAAAATTCTTGATGGTCCTCCAGGGACAGCAGAAAGAGCT GTAATGGTATCTGCCAAGGAGGAGCCTGATTCTTCTCTCCCTCCTGCTATGGATGGCCTTCTGAGAGTTCACAAACGCATTGTGGATGGTTTGGAGGGTGATTCATCTCATGCTCCACCAGGAATGGGAGGCAAGGTCTCTACAAGGTTGCTTGTGGCTGCCTCTCAAGCTGGAAGTTTGATTGGAAAACAGGGAGGAACTGTTAAATCCATTCAAGAGGCATCAAACTGTATCGTTAGAGTTCTTGGTGcag AGGACCTACCTGTTTTTGCTCTTCAAGATGATAGAGTTGTTGAAGTTGTAGGGGATCCAGCAGGTGTGCACAAGGCTGTGGAACTAATTGCTTCCCATCTCAGGAAGTTTTTAGTTGATCGAAGTATAATTCCTATATTTGAAATGCAT ATGCAAATGGGGAATCCTCAGATGGAGCACATGCCACCACCACAGCATCAATCGTGGGGTCCACCTCAAGGTGTTCCTCCAAGTGGTGGTGGAGGTCCTGGTTATGGACCTACTCCTCAATACATGCCACCTCCACGGCAACTTGACAATTACTACCAACCTGCTGACTTGCCGCCTCCCATGGATAAACAGCCTCATCATGGGATATCTGCCTATGGAAGAGAAGCTCCAATGGGTGTACATGCGTCATCAAATGCCCAAACAGCACCGTCAATGGTTACCCAG GTCACACAGCAAATGCAAATTCCACTAATGTATGCTGATGCTGTTATTGGGACAGCTGGTACGAGTATCAGCTACATTCGACGAGCTAGTGGGGCAACTGTTACTATACAAGAAACTAGGGGTGTTCCTGGTGAAATGACAGTTGAAATCAGTGGAACTGCTTCCCAAGTTCAAGCTGCTCAGCAGCTGATACAG AATTTTATGGTTGATGCTGGGGCACCACCGCCGCAACAGGCACCAGCAGGTGGGACTACTGACCAAGGTTACAATTCATATCCAGCTCATGGCTCTGTTTATGCGTCTCCTCCCTCCAACCCTGGACATGCAGGCCACGCTGGGGGTTATGGCTCAGTGTATGGCACGAATTATGGGTACTAA
- the LOC115980105 gene encoding flowering locus K homology domain isoform X2, whose amino-acid sequence MMFFEDFASTTLMAEVEVDHVFVEPDVDQVPEQVAEEVSDQLPDQIPDHVPENTEPEQKQGRDEDSVIGGGEKKWPGWPGESVFRMLVPAQKVGSIIGRRGEFIKKIVEETRARIKILDGPPGTAERAVMVSAKEEPDSSLPPAMDGLLRVHKRIVDGLEGDSSHAPPGMGGKVSTRLLVAASQAGSLIGKQGGTVKSIQEASNCIVRVLEDLPVFALQDDRVVEVVGDPAGVHKAVELIASHLRKFLVDRSIIPIFEMHMQMGNPQMEHMPPPQHQSWGPPQGVPPSGGGGPGYGPTPQYMPPPRQLDNYYQPADLPPPMDKQPHHGISAYGREAPMGVHASSNAQTAPSMVTQVTQQMQIPLMYADAVIGTAGTSISYIRRASGATVTIQETRGVPGEMTVEISGTASQVQAAQQLIQNFMVDAGAPPPQQAPAGGTTDQGYNSYPAHGSVYASPPSNPGHAGHAGGYGSVYGTNYGY is encoded by the exons ATGATGTTTTTTGAGGATTTTGCAAG CACTACACTTATGGCTGAAGTTGAAGTTGATCATGTCTTTGTTGAGCCTGACGTAGATCAAGTACCTGAACAAGTAGCTGAAGAAGTATCTGATCAATTACCTGATCAAATACCTGATCACGTACCTGAAAACACAGAGCCGGAACAAAAACAAGGGCGTGATGAGGATTCTGTCATTGGAGGTGGTGAAAAGAAGTGGCCTGGATGGCCTGGAGAGAGTGTTTTCCGGATGCTGGTTCCTGCACAGAAGGTTGGTAGTATAATTGGACGCAGAGGggagttcatcaaaaaaatagtTGAGGAGACAAGAGCTCGCATAAAAATTCTTGATGGTCCTCCAGGGACAGCAGAAAGAGCT GTAATGGTATCTGCCAAGGAGGAGCCTGATTCTTCTCTCCCTCCTGCTATGGATGGCCTTCTGAGAGTTCACAAACGCATTGTGGATGGTTTGGAGGGTGATTCATCTCATGCTCCACCAGGAATGGGAGGCAAGGTCTCTACAAGGTTGCTTGTGGCTGCCTCTCAAGCTGGAAGTTTGATTGGAAAACAGGGAGGAACTGTTAAATCCATTCAAGAGGCATCAAACTGTATCGTTAGAGTTCTTG AGGACCTACCTGTTTTTGCTCTTCAAGATGATAGAGTTGTTGAAGTTGTAGGGGATCCAGCAGGTGTGCACAAGGCTGTGGAACTAATTGCTTCCCATCTCAGGAAGTTTTTAGTTGATCGAAGTATAATTCCTATATTTGAAATGCAT ATGCAAATGGGGAATCCTCAGATGGAGCACATGCCACCACCACAGCATCAATCGTGGGGTCCACCTCAAGGTGTTCCTCCAAGTGGTGGTGGAGGTCCTGGTTATGGACCTACTCCTCAATACATGCCACCTCCACGGCAACTTGACAATTACTACCAACCTGCTGACTTGCCGCCTCCCATGGATAAACAGCCTCATCATGGGATATCTGCCTATGGAAGAGAAGCTCCAATGGGTGTACATGCGTCATCAAATGCCCAAACAGCACCGTCAATGGTTACCCAG GTCACACAGCAAATGCAAATTCCACTAATGTATGCTGATGCTGTTATTGGGACAGCTGGTACGAGTATCAGCTACATTCGACGAGCTAGTGGGGCAACTGTTACTATACAAGAAACTAGGGGTGTTCCTGGTGAAATGACAGTTGAAATCAGTGGAACTGCTTCCCAAGTTCAAGCTGCTCAGCAGCTGATACAG AATTTTATGGTTGATGCTGGGGCACCACCGCCGCAACAGGCACCAGCAGGTGGGACTACTGACCAAGGTTACAATTCATATCCAGCTCATGGCTCTGTTTATGCGTCTCCTCCCTCCAACCCTGGACATGCAGGCCACGCTGGGGGTTATGGCTCAGTGTATGGCACGAATTATGGGTACTAA
- the LOC115980105 gene encoding flowering locus K homology domain isoform X1 produces MMFFEDFASTTLMAEVEVDHVFVEPDVDQVPEQVAEEVSDQLPDQIPDHVPENTEPEQKQGRDEDSVIGGGEKKWPGWPGESVFRMLVPAQKVGSIIGRRGEFIKKIVEETRARIKILDGPPGTAERAVMVSAKEEPDSSLPPAMDGLLRVHKRIVDGLEGDSSHAPPGMGGKVSTRLLVAASQAGSLIGKQGGTVKSIQEASNCIVRVLGAEDLPVFALQDDRVVEVVGDPAGVHKAVELIASHLRKFLVDRSIIPIFEMHMQMGNPQMEHMPPPQHQSWGPPQGVPPSGGGGPGYGPTPQYMPPPRQLDNYYQPADLPPPMDKQPHHGISAYGREAPMGVHASSNAQTAPSMVTQVTQQMQIPLMYADAVIGTAGTSISYIRRASGATVTIQETRGVPGEMTVEISGTASQVQAAQQLIQNFMVDAGAPPPQQAPAGGTTDQGYNSYPAHGSVYASPPSNPGHAGHAGGYGSVYGTNYGY; encoded by the exons ATGATGTTTTTTGAGGATTTTGCAAG CACTACACTTATGGCTGAAGTTGAAGTTGATCATGTCTTTGTTGAGCCTGACGTAGATCAAGTACCTGAACAAGTAGCTGAAGAAGTATCTGATCAATTACCTGATCAAATACCTGATCACGTACCTGAAAACACAGAGCCGGAACAAAAACAAGGGCGTGATGAGGATTCTGTCATTGGAGGTGGTGAAAAGAAGTGGCCTGGATGGCCTGGAGAGAGTGTTTTCCGGATGCTGGTTCCTGCACAGAAGGTTGGTAGTATAATTGGACGCAGAGGggagttcatcaaaaaaatagtTGAGGAGACAAGAGCTCGCATAAAAATTCTTGATGGTCCTCCAGGGACAGCAGAAAGAGCT GTAATGGTATCTGCCAAGGAGGAGCCTGATTCTTCTCTCCCTCCTGCTATGGATGGCCTTCTGAGAGTTCACAAACGCATTGTGGATGGTTTGGAGGGTGATTCATCTCATGCTCCACCAGGAATGGGAGGCAAGGTCTCTACAAGGTTGCTTGTGGCTGCCTCTCAAGCTGGAAGTTTGATTGGAAAACAGGGAGGAACTGTTAAATCCATTCAAGAGGCATCAAACTGTATCGTTAGAGTTCTTGGTGcag AGGACCTACCTGTTTTTGCTCTTCAAGATGATAGAGTTGTTGAAGTTGTAGGGGATCCAGCAGGTGTGCACAAGGCTGTGGAACTAATTGCTTCCCATCTCAGGAAGTTTTTAGTTGATCGAAGTATAATTCCTATATTTGAAATGCAT ATGCAAATGGGGAATCCTCAGATGGAGCACATGCCACCACCACAGCATCAATCGTGGGGTCCACCTCAAGGTGTTCCTCCAAGTGGTGGTGGAGGTCCTGGTTATGGACCTACTCCTCAATACATGCCACCTCCACGGCAACTTGACAATTACTACCAACCTGCTGACTTGCCGCCTCCCATGGATAAACAGCCTCATCATGGGATATCTGCCTATGGAAGAGAAGCTCCAATGGGTGTACATGCGTCATCAAATGCCCAAACAGCACCGTCAATGGTTACCCAG GTCACACAGCAAATGCAAATTCCACTAATGTATGCTGATGCTGTTATTGGGACAGCTGGTACGAGTATCAGCTACATTCGACGAGCTAGTGGGGCAACTGTTACTATACAAGAAACTAGGGGTGTTCCTGGTGAAATGACAGTTGAAATCAGTGGAACTGCTTCCCAAGTTCAAGCTGCTCAGCAGCTGATACAG AATTTTATGGTTGATGCTGGGGCACCACCGCCGCAACAGGCACCAGCAGGTGGGACTACTGACCAAGGTTACAATTCATATCCAGCTCATGGCTCTGTTTATGCGTCTCCTCCCTCCAACCCTGGACATGCAGGCCACGCTGGGGGTTATGGCTCAGTGTATGGCACGAATTATGGGTACTAA